TGCACAGCTTTAGGCGGTGCCGGATGTTCGACGTCGCAGTCTCGAACGTGTTCGTGTGGCCGTTGTCGTTCTTCAGCTGGTGGAGCGCGTAAAAGATGTGCGGGATAAACTCGGTCTGTTGCGCCGAGTGGCGCGTCAGCGTGGCGTACACCTGCCCGAGCGTCGGGTTCTGCAGCTCTGTCGCGGGCGAGGCCTGCGCAGACATTGGTGGTGGTTATGTATCTAGGCTAAAACTTGAAATTGTACACCAAGTTCTTGAACATGTCGCGCGCTGTCAGCTGCACGGTGCGCGCCAGAGTGTACACGTCGAGTGTGCTGCTGAACGTGTCCAGAAAACCGAACGGCAGCATGCACGGGATCCACCCCTGTGCCAGCTCCAGCGCAAAAGAGCCCGACGGCATCGCGTACTGCTTCGCGTGGCCCATGCGCAGGTGATGCGTCATACCCGGCGTGTACACCTCCGGCTCCAGCGCGTGTGGCAGTGCCGCGCTCTGCTCCCCGTGCAGGATCGTGAAGTAGTCATCCGCAAAGTGCACGCCCGTGTGGCCCTCCGTGCCCACGGCCGTGCCGAACAGAATCAGGTACTCGCTCACAGACGCGTGCAGAATCAGCATCTGCCCCATAGCGCCGCCCGCGTTGTTGAACACCCACTCGTCCTCCACGTACCGGTTGATGTACTCCTCCCCGTAGTGCGCCGCGAGCGCGTCGCGCAcgtcctgcagcagcgcccgcggcgctaccgcgccgcgcgcgtTGTGTTTCGCGATCACCGTATTGCAGATGCGGTTCAGCGTGTGGGGGTCGAACATGTAGTTCCTTGGAAGCCAGCTGTACAGCGCAGCGTTCATCACATAGCCCACAGCGGCAATTACCGCGCCAATTCGCAGGTACCTCATCGTCAGCCGTCTATTCTTCGCCGCACACGCACACGCCGCCCAGCTGCTGGTTATATACCCACTGTGAGTTATACGAACTCAACAAGCCCGACAGTTTTTTCGTGATCTCGTATAGCTGGACTGCTTGGTGGATCAAAGTGCATTATATTATACAAGTCGATGCGTAGCTCGGACGTAGTGTAGTTACACGGccgcgacggcggcgcgctAGTGGATGTGCTCGGTGggcgccgcagcgctcGCGCTGAACAGCTGGAGGAGCGACTTGGCGGCCTTCACGGAGGTAGGCGTCGAGGTGGGCGAGGGCCCCGCACCCGAGACCTTGACGGGCGTGCGCAGGGCCGCGGTGCAGGCCAACGTGCGCGGCTTGACGCACTGGTAGCGCTGCTTGAGCTGGTGGAAGTTCAGGTGGGCCTGGTTCGTGCGGTACTTGTAGTAGGCGAGCTGCAGCCGGACCTTCATggcgtgcagctgctggcgcgcgcgcggcgagcCGGGCTGCGCACCGTCCGAGTCCGGCGTGgccagcagcgcgggccgcggggacggcggccggccggcggcgcgcccgcgcggGCTACGCGGCGTACCCGCGCCCCACGCCGGGGCGGCCCGCTCCTTGGCGGCCCTGTCGCGGCGCCGCTGGTTTATCTGCGAGCCACTCAGTTCTCTCAGCGGGCTTCTCATGCCGATGGTCTGTGCCCGCGTGTGTGCGGAGCTCTGGCGCGCGACCATTATATACTGTTGCCGCCGCGCACCAGGCCAAACCTTGATCCCTGCTGCTGTCCAGCATTTTTCAGCGCGTGCCACTCCAGCATACACAGCGCACGTCCGCTGTTACCTGTGCTACATGCGAATACAGCAGGGTCCAATCTCAGCGTCCCGCCCTGCTGCGCTATCTACAGCACGCCAGGCGGGCACGGGCGCCAGCCCGCGGACTGCGATCTGTTTACATTTTTGTACGGGTATCTCCTTTCACAGCGCTGCGTTGGTGTTTTCTGCGAATCAGTCGCGTCTCGCGTCTCGCGTCGTCCGTGCTGGTCGCAGAGCGTACCGCGCCATCGTAGAAGACGCCGTTTCGCGTGCAGCGACAGCTGCAGCGGTTCTGAGCCAGGGCCTGACGGCCCTGGACGCAGCGCGGTGCGGGGGAGCGCCTTATGGCAACGGTCGCGCACAATAGCGGTGACGCGCGATGCGGCGTTCGTTCCTACATAGAAGATCACTACGTAGCTAGAGCGGAAAGTTCAAACGCGCGACCCAGTCTGCCATGTCGGTGAGAAAGCGGGGCTGAATCGACGCGCCGTGGCCGGCGGCAATGCGGAGAATGTACTCGTTGAGCTCTGCGCGGCCGAGGACGTCGACGTGCTCTGCGCTCttggcgccgccgcggaTGTCGAAGCGGTCGGGCTGGTGCTGCATCTCAACGATAGTGACGTTGATGCCGGCGGGGTTGTAGGGGGAGACGCCCTCGGCCCACTTGTGGCACATGGCGTGGGTGAGGACGGGGACGGTGCCGTCGCCGTCGCTGAAGAAAACAGGCGTGTCGCTCTCGTAGTCGATGGTGACATTGAGCGAGGAGATCTTGCGCTCCTCCTTGTAGACGTAGGCGCGCTCGGTGGGGTTGCCGACGCCGTAGAGGCAGTAGAGCTTCATGCTGGGCGCGCGGGGGAGCGGGACCTCGAGCGGGTTGGACCAGTGGGCGTGGTGGCGCTCATTGAGCTGCATCTGCTCGGGGGACGTGGCGTAGCCGAAGGAATACTGGTCGGTGGCGCGGCGGCCCAGCCAGCCGGGAGCGAGCTCGAAGATGTAGTCGATTGCGTCCTCCATGGTGAGGTTCCGGCTGGAGAGCGGGCCCTGCGGCTTGTTGAAGCGGATGAAGTTGCCGTATGTGTCGGTGTTGTTGTGGAGCACGTCCTCCACTGAGTAGGTCATGTTACCCCATATTAGGTTGCCGCCCTTGGGGATCATGGACGGGATGCCGCCCCAGGAGCGCAGCAGGTCGAGGCGCTCTTTGCGACTGAAGAACTTCTCGAGCCCGTACATGGCCAGCGCGTTGAGGTCTATGGTGTCTTTCATCTCGCCGCTGAGCAGGGCCGGCATTGCCTTGGGCACGCCCAGCAGCGTCCCGGCGACGTTGACGAAGGAGTCGATGTGCTTCTCAACCCAGCCGGGGCCGCCGTTGCCGTAGAGCTCGCCCTCGGCCTCGACCCACTTGAGAAAGTAGAAGATGATCTGGGACCCCATCGAGTGGCCCACCAGCACGCTCTTCTCCCCCGTCGCGTCGTACATCATCTCCACCTGCATTTTGAGCTTGGAGAAGTAGCGGTCCCGGCGCTCCAGGTCGAGGAACGCAAGCCGCCAATCGTACGCGGCAGTGACCATCTTGTTGGGCTCGTACCCTATCGCCCCCAGGTTCTGCAGGATCTTGTTCCATATCCAGAAGCCGGCCATGAAGAAGTCCGCAGCCTCGAAGCCCTGCACCGCGCGGAGCTTGTAGTTGGGCGGGTCCAGGCCGGTCTCGGGGTCCAGCATCACATGCCGCAGCCAGCAAGCCTTGTCCAGCACCATCGTCTTCAGCATGTAAAACGAGCCCCAAAGGCGCCTGCGGAAGTGCGGCTCGCTGTCGCACTCTGCGTCCTTGTACAAGCCCCACGACTCAATGCCCGTCGAAGTCACTCCCGGCACCATCACCACCGGGTGCTTGTCGCAGAGCTCGTGGtcccgctgcagctgccgcccgATCGCAAACGATGTCGTCAGGTCCTGCAGCGACGCGCTGCGCGTATTCCGCAGCTGGAAGTCGGTCACAAGCGACAGGATGTTCGTGGGCACCACCTCCTTCCAGTCCACGAAATAGTCCTGGAACGTCTCAAAGTTCACGATCCGATCCAGGCCCTCGTATGTCTGCTTATGCACGTCTGTCCCGAAGtacagcgccagcagcagccctAGAACTGCCCCCAACGTAAACATCAGCCTCCGCGACTCCCGCCACCGCCGCTTGCCCTGATCTACCATCACCTCCTGCACTGTGATCTCTACCTCCTTCTCCTCGGTCGGCTGCTCGCACAACACCACCTTCTCAgtgttgctgctgctgccctTAGTCTTCTCATCTCGGCCGGCCTTCGACCGTCTCTTGCTCTTCTTTCGCGCGACCATCGCCATCTCAGTACTATCTCGTCGGCTAGCCCAATCGCACGCTCTTCGCCGTCTACTCTGCTTCCACAAATTCCACCTGCGGCAATGTTCAGAATTTTTATCGAGATGTGATCATCGTTTAAGTGATGTTCACCTATTTATTTTTCATTTGGTATCACTACAACTCCTTACCATAACCTAATAGTCATCCGGAGGCGCCTTCGTTTTATTGGTTTCAGGATCCAATAAGGCAGTACAGTCTGCTCGGGGAAGCTTGACATCAACCAAAGCAGAGTCTTTAGCGATGCTACGGAGTACACTCTCGAACTGGAGGGAGTATCTAACGCCTGTTACCCACCAGTCGACGTTCGAAAACACAGGGCAGATCACGCCGGAAGAGTTCATCAAGGCGGGCGACTATCTGTGCCACATGTTCCCTACTT
This is a stretch of genomic DNA from Eremothecium gossypii ATCC 10895 chromosome VI, complete sequence. It encodes these proteins:
- the CSE2 gene encoding Cse2p (Syntenic homolog of Saccharomyces cerevisiae YNR010W (CSE2)) encodes the protein MSAQASPATELQNPTLGQVYATLTRHSAQQTEFIPHIFYALHQLKNDNGHTNTFETATSNIRHRLKLCKAAIAGDAHAVEMLSRPCDEWPAVVCQKEQEIEAKKRVHRQLRQRVEEIAGPLDAAAAP
- the ERG2 gene encoding C-8 sterol isomerase ERG2 (Syntenic homolog of Saccharomyces cerevisiae YMR202W (ERG2)); protein product: MRYLRIGAVIAAVGYVMNAALYSWLPRNYMFDPHTLNRICNTVIAKHNARGAVAPRALLQDVRDALAAHYGEEYINRYVEDEWVFNNAGGAMGQMLILHASVSEYLILFGTAVGTEGHTGVHFADDYFTILHGEQSAALPHALEPEVYTPGMTHHLRMGHAKQYAMPSGSFALELAQGWIPCMLPFGFLDTFSSTLDVYTLARTVQLTARDMFKNLVYNFKF
- the NRM1 gene encoding Nrm1p (Syntenic homolog of Saccharomyces cerevisiae YNR009W (NRM1)), whose translation is MVARQSSAHTRAQTIGMRSPLRELSGSQINQRRRDRAAKERAAPAWGAGTPRSPRGRAAGRPPSPRPALLATPDSDGAQPGSPRARQQLHAMKVRLQLAYYKYRTNQAHLNFHQLKQRYQCVKPRTLACTAALRTPVKVSGAGPSPTSTPTSVKAAKSLLQLFSASAAAPTEHIH
- the LRO1 gene encoding phospholipid:diacylglycerol acyltransferase (Syntenic homolog of Saccharomyces cerevisiae YNR008W (LRO1)), whose translation is MAMVARKKSKRRSKAGRDEKTKGSSSNTEKVVLCEQPTEEKEVEITVQEVMVDQGKRRWRESRRLMFTLGAVLGLLLALYFGTDVHKQTYEGLDRIVNFETFQDYFVDWKEVVPTNILSLVTDFQLRNTRSASLQDLTTSFAIGRQLQRDHELCDKHPVVMVPGVTSTGIESWGLYKDAECDSEPHFRRRLWGSFYMLKTMVLDKACWLRHVMLDPETGLDPPNYKLRAVQGFEAADFFMAGFWIWNKILQNLGAIGYEPNKMVTAAYDWRLAFLDLERRDRYFSKLKMQVEMMYDATGEKSVLVGHSMGSQIIFYFLKWVEAEGELYGNGGPGWVEKHIDSFVNVAGTLLGVPKAMPALLSGEMKDTIDLNALAMYGLEKFFSRKERLDLLRSWGGIPSMIPKGGNLIWGNMTYSVEDVLHNNTDTYGNFIRFNKPQGPLSSRNLTMEDAIDYIFELAPGWLGRRATDQYSFGYATSPEQMQLNERHHAHWSNPLEVPLPRAPSMKLYCLYGVGNPTERAYVYKEERKISSLNVTIDYESDTPVFFSDGDGTVPVLTHAMCHKWAEGVSPYNPAGINVTIVEMQHQPDRFDIRGGAKSAEHVDVLGRAELNEYILRIAAGHGASIQPRFLTDMADWVARLNFPL